The following proteins are encoded in a genomic region of Rubidibacter lacunae KORDI 51-2:
- a CDS encoding efflux RND transporter periplasmic adaptor subunit has product MKLPLLGKVAIPLSWTTGAIAIGAIAVGGVLFALDVLRNREDLDALTVTVTRQDLVVRIEASGTIVPDKNVNVSPKTAGRLERLFVDQGDLVERGQKLAEMENDELEALFLQAQANLQEAIASLDEAEAGTRAEEVAQARARFDQARASLERARERIPREIDQAEARVASARARFNLAEERRDRNNNLLTEGAISQDGFDEIINEYRSAEADLSEARQRLEEVRNTTRPEVDELAAAEAEARAAWQQAQNGPRVEEIARLRAAVTAARAQLQAAESNYRDTTILAPFAGVITQKYATEGAFVTPTTSASTTASATSTSIVAIASGLEVLAKVPEVDVGLLRPGQAVEIVADAYPDRIFTGRIERVAPEAVVEENVTSFEVRIKLDAGMDVLRSNMNADVTFIGETIDGAVVVPTVAIVTREGEAGVLAVGIDDEPDFRAVVLGPNFDTQTQILNGIAPGDRVFIDLPDK; this is encoded by the coding sequence ATGAAGCTTCCATTACTCGGAAAAGTCGCTATCCCGCTGTCTTGGACGACCGGGGCAATCGCTATTGGAGCGATTGCAGTTGGCGGTGTGTTGTTCGCGCTCGATGTTCTCCGCAACCGGGAGGACCTCGACGCGTTGACCGTGACCGTGACCCGTCAGGACCTGGTCGTGCGCATAGAAGCGAGTGGTACTATCGTTCCTGACAAAAACGTTAATGTCAGTCCCAAGACTGCCGGTCGTCTGGAGAGACTTTTCGTCGATCAAGGCGATCTCGTCGAGCGGGGCCAGAAACTGGCTGAGATGGAAAACGACGAACTCGAAGCTCTGTTTCTGCAAGCTCAGGCCAACTTACAGGAAGCGATCGCGAGTCTAGACGAAGCCGAAGCCGGCACGCGTGCCGAGGAGGTCGCTCAAGCTCGAGCTCGCTTCGACCAAGCCCGTGCCAGCCTCGAACGAGCCCGCGAGCGGATCCCCCGCGAAATCGACCAAGCTGAGGCGCGCGTGGCATCGGCCCGGGCACGATTCAACCTCGCAGAAGAACGGCGCGATCGCAACAATAACTTATTAACCGAGGGAGCTATTTCCCAGGATGGCTTCGACGAGATTATCAACGAATATCGCAGCGCCGAGGCGGATCTCTCCGAAGCTAGGCAACGCCTCGAGGAAGTGCGCAACACTACCCGTCCGGAAGTCGACGAACTTGCGGCGGCCGAAGCTGAAGCCCGCGCTGCTTGGCAGCAGGCACAGAACGGTCCGCGCGTCGAAGAAATTGCCCGTCTGCGTGCCGCAGTGACTGCCGCGCGCGCGCAGCTACAGGCGGCTGAGTCGAACTACCGCGACACGACGATCCTCGCGCCGTTTGCGGGCGTCATCACCCAAAAATACGCGACGGAAGGCGCATTCGTTACGCCGACGACATCTGCGTCGACGACGGCATCGGCGACATCTACCTCAATCGTGGCGATCGCCAGCGGCTTGGAGGTGCTCGCGAAAGTACCGGAAGTGGATGTCGGGCTACTGCGCCCCGGACAAGCCGTCGAGATCGTTGCCGATGCTTACCCCGACCGCATCTTTACCGGTCGCATCGAGCGCGTCGCCCCAGAAGCCGTGGTCGAAGAGAACGTCACGTCCTTCGAAGTCCGCATAAAGCTTGATGCCGGCATGGACGTGCTGCGCTCGAACATGAACGCCGATGTGACCTTCATCGGCGAAACGATTGATGGTGCTGTTGTTGTTCCTACGGTTGCGATCGTGACGCGAGAGGGAGAAGCTGGCGTGCTGGCTGTTGGGATCGATGACGAGCCAGATTTCCGCGCAGTGGTGCTGGGACCGAATTTCGATACCCAAACTCAAATCCTCAACGGCATTGCACCGGGCGATCGCGTGTTCATCGACCTTCCTGACAAATGA
- a CDS encoding ABC transporter permease, giving the protein MVAQTQLPQLSGTSFDETVKMAITTLTANKLRSLLTMLGIVIGNASVIAMVGIGQGAQRLAAEQFESLGPNTLFVLPGTPEERSTSFDFTRTLVYEDALAIAEQVPAVQAVAPQINLNRVITYRDKNTNDPVVGTTPDFLSVRSFKVARGRFISDLDLERNNRVAVLGAEVARILFDEGNPIGKRVRVGAVSFEVIGVMEQKGSFLGEDQDNRVYLPLTTMANQVVGRTSPFGLEVTIISVSAKDEKSVSAAQFQIKNLLRLRHKISGEDDFEVQTQKDILQIVGTITGGLTLMLAAIAAISLLVGGIGVMNIMLVSVTERTQEIGLRKAIGARERDILVQFLVEATILAAAGGAIGTLVGVSGVLVVGALSPLPAPISPVAIVLAVGVSGGIGLSFGVFPARRAARLDPIVALRTA; this is encoded by the coding sequence ATGGTTGCCCAAACCCAGCTCCCGCAGTTATCGGGCACTAGTTTCGACGAAACCGTCAAAATGGCGATTACGACCCTAACCGCCAACAAGCTCCGCAGCCTCCTGACCATGCTCGGTATCGTCATCGGCAACGCCTCGGTGATTGCGATGGTCGGCATCGGGCAAGGAGCGCAACGTCTTGCGGCCGAGCAATTCGAGTCCCTCGGTCCGAACACGCTGTTCGTGTTACCGGGCACTCCCGAGGAACGTAGCACGAGTTTCGACTTTACGCGCACTCTGGTGTACGAGGATGCGTTAGCGATCGCCGAGCAAGTTCCGGCCGTCCAAGCCGTCGCCCCGCAAATCAACCTCAACCGCGTCATCACCTACCGCGATAAAAACACCAACGATCCGGTTGTCGGGACGACACCGGACTTTTTGAGCGTTCGCAGTTTCAAAGTGGCGCGCGGACGCTTTATCAGCGATCTCGATTTGGAGCGCAACAATCGGGTTGCTGTCCTCGGTGCGGAAGTGGCTCGCATTCTTTTCGATGAGGGGAATCCAATCGGCAAGCGCGTGCGCGTCGGTGCCGTCAGCTTTGAAGTCATCGGTGTCATGGAGCAAAAAGGGTCATTTCTGGGCGAGGACCAGGACAACCGCGTTTACCTGCCGCTGACGACGATGGCCAACCAGGTTGTCGGTCGCACCTCTCCGTTCGGATTGGAAGTGACGATTATTTCCGTTTCTGCCAAGGACGAGAAGAGCGTGAGCGCCGCGCAATTTCAAATCAAAAACTTGCTGCGCTTGCGACACAAGATTTCTGGCGAAGATGACTTCGAAGTCCAGACGCAAAAAGACATCCTGCAGATTGTCGGCACCATCACGGGCGGCTTGACGTTGATGCTGGCCGCGATCGCCGCTATTTCTTTGTTGGTAGGTGGCATCGGCGTCATGAATATCATGCTCGTTTCGGTGACCGAACGCACGCAGGAAATCGGGTTACGCAAGGCTATTGGCGCGCGCGAAAGGGATATCCTCGTCCAGTTTTTGGTCGAGGCTACGATTTTGGCCGCAGCCGGCGGCGCGATCGGAACGTTAGTCGGGGTCAGTGGTGTCTTAGTCGTCGGTGCGCTGAGTCCCCTGCCGGCACCCATTTCGCCCGTTGCTATCGTCTTAGCGGTTGGCGTGTCTGGTGGCATCGGACTGTCGTTTGGCGTATTTCCCGCGCGCCGCGCTGCCCGACTCGACCCGATCGTAGCTTTGCGAACGGCTTAG
- a CDS encoding alpha/beta fold hydrolase encodes MSEQSMSAGPNYKTPTALWLDLSPSLGIFHQPLLRVLRRQECVAQWRYRQDADESGALEPAIALLHEYVSHLPKPVHLIGHGTSGTVGLLYARRFPERVRSLTLLGVGVQPAVDWHAHYYAVRELMPCSREMVLAQMAGTLFGDEVRTRVRLLVSMLEQDLDLAASPHSLWQRERIPIGGVPVPLLTCGSADDAIVDPGALRAWETYFKPGDRRWECPSGRHFFHYRLPHCVDATIKAFWQSLADRACLGRRFADVQDRTAV; translated from the coding sequence GTGTCCGAACAGTCAATGTCTGCAGGTCCTAATTACAAGACTCCCACTGCGCTCTGGCTGGACCTCAGCCCAAGTTTGGGGATATTCCACCAACCGTTGCTGCGCGTGCTGAGACGGCAGGAGTGCGTGGCGCAGTGGAGGTATCGCCAAGATGCCGATGAATCCGGGGCTCTGGAACCAGCGATCGCCTTGCTGCACGAGTACGTCTCCCACCTGCCCAAACCAGTACACCTCATCGGACACGGCACGAGCGGAACGGTCGGGCTGCTCTACGCGCGGCGTTTTCCCGAACGAGTGCGATCGCTGACACTGCTGGGCGTGGGCGTCCAGCCAGCAGTAGATTGGCACGCTCACTATTACGCTGTGCGAGAGCTGATGCCCTGCAGCCGTGAAATGGTGCTCGCGCAGATGGCGGGCACGCTGTTTGGTGATGAGGTACGGACTCGCGTGCGCCTGCTCGTGTCCATGCTCGAGCAAGATTTGGACCTGGCAGCGTCACCGCATTCGCTATGGCAGCGCGAGCGTATTCCGATCGGTGGCGTTCCGGTGCCGTTACTGACCTGCGGTAGTGCTGACGACGCGATCGTCGATCCAGGCGCGCTGCGAGCCTGGGAAACTTACTTTAAGCCGGGAGATCGCCGCTGGGAGTGTCCGAGCGGACGGCATTTCTTCCACTACCGCCTGCCCCATTGTGTCGATGCAACGATTAAAGCGTTTTGGCAGTCGTTGGCAGACCGAGCATGCTTGGGCCGTCGCTTTGCCGATGTGCAGGATCGGACGGCAGTTTGA
- a CDS encoding ROK family protein: MPPVDPALDSNLVPETKPPEVSRTEVIGIDLGGSAIKLGRFQADGTCTAEAAIATPQPARPGPVLDAVAVAVRDLDPDRRAIAIGIGTPGPSDADCRVAYIAINLPDWIDVPVADFLETQTGLPTAVENDANCAGLGEAWLGASRSVRDSILLTLGTGVGGAIVLNGQLFTGRTGAAGELGLIGIDYNGPECNSGNHGSLEQHVCARAIWRDTGKTPAELGALAGAGDAAAIAYWEQYGQYLGAGIASLVYVLMPQAVVLGGGISASAEFFLPATRAEVSRRIVAQSRFELHILAAELGSRAGAVGAAKLAWQRFGRLNKQL; this comes from the coding sequence TTGCCCCCTGTCGATCCCGCTTTAGACTCCAATTTAGTTCCCGAAACAAAGCCGCCCGAAGTCAGCAGGACGGAAGTCATCGGGATCGACCTCGGCGGATCGGCGATCAAGCTCGGCCGTTTCCAAGCCGACGGCACCTGTACGGCTGAAGCCGCGATCGCAACACCACAGCCAGCACGTCCAGGACCCGTCCTCGATGCGGTCGCGGTAGCTGTCCGCGACCTCGACCCAGACCGACGGGCGATCGCGATCGGTATCGGCACGCCCGGTCCCTCCGATGCGGATTGCCGCGTGGCGTATATTGCGATCAATTTACCCGACTGGATCGACGTTCCGGTCGCGGACTTCCTGGAAACGCAAACTGGCTTGCCAACTGCGGTAGAAAACGACGCTAATTGTGCTGGATTGGGCGAGGCCTGGTTGGGTGCGTCGCGGTCGGTCCGTGATTCGATTTTGCTGACGCTGGGAACGGGCGTCGGTGGCGCGATCGTGCTAAATGGGCAGCTCTTCACCGGGCGCACGGGCGCCGCCGGCGAACTCGGCTTGATCGGCATCGACTACAACGGCCCGGAGTGCAACAGCGGCAATCATGGGTCGCTGGAGCAGCACGTTTGCGCGCGGGCAATCTGGCGCGATACGGGCAAGACCCCGGCCGAACTAGGGGCCTTGGCAGGAGCGGGCGATGCAGCGGCGATCGCTTACTGGGAGCAGTACGGGCAGTATTTGGGGGCAGGAATTGCCAGCTTGGTGTATGTGCTGATGCCCCAGGCTGTAGTGCTGGGTGGCGGCATCAGCGCCAGTGCAGAATTCTTCTTACCGGCAACGCGGGCGGAAGTGTCGCGGCGGATCGTGGCGCAGTCGCGCTTCGAATTGCACATTCTGGCAGCCGAACTGGGCAGTCGGGCGGGTGCAGTGGGTGCTGCAAAATTGGCGTGGCAGCGGTTCGGGAGACTTAATAAGCAGCTCTAA